In one Pseudarthrobacter oxydans genomic region, the following are encoded:
- a CDS encoding universal stress protein translates to MDASKPIAVGIIDSSPSNAALLWAAARARRLRLPLAILHVLDDRWMAGEALDALPYIDALRNSALGMLKEAGERVRAAEPDLQVTTELLEGSVGGSLGDYSTKASMLVLGSSGHSRAALTDRALQAAAHAECPVAVIGAGHGGGQGVVVGVDGSRESTQAVAFAASEADALGEELTVIYAFTGPNRWIKAGLPSSSFAEHVMQEEQIVLSETVAGLRQDYPGLVVHGVLETVLEPADALVQAAANARMLVLGSRGRGGFGRLLLGSTAHGVLTQPPCPTVITRLKKTRHE, encoded by the coding sequence ATGGACGCAAGCAAGCCCATCGCCGTCGGCATCATCGACTCCTCCCCCTCGAACGCCGCCCTGCTGTGGGCGGCCGCCCGTGCCCGCCGGCTCAGGCTGCCGCTGGCCATCCTTCATGTCCTGGATGACCGCTGGATGGCAGGCGAGGCGCTCGATGCGCTCCCCTATATCGACGCCCTGCGGAACTCCGCGCTCGGCATGCTGAAGGAGGCCGGGGAACGCGTCCGCGCAGCAGAACCTGACCTTCAGGTAACAACTGAACTGCTGGAAGGAAGCGTCGGGGGATCCCTTGGCGACTATTCAACGAAAGCATCCATGCTGGTCCTGGGCAGCAGCGGCCACTCTCGCGCTGCACTGACGGACCGGGCGCTCCAGGCGGCTGCCCACGCAGAATGTCCGGTGGCGGTCATCGGCGCAGGCCACGGCGGCGGGCAAGGCGTCGTGGTGGGCGTGGACGGATCAAGGGAGTCCACCCAAGCCGTGGCCTTCGCGGCATCCGAGGCTGACGCACTGGGCGAAGAACTTACCGTCATCTATGCCTTCACCGGCCCCAACCGCTGGATCAAGGCAGGGCTGCCGTCCAGCAGTTTCGCGGAGCACGTGATGCAAGAGGAACAGATCGTCCTGTCAGAGACCGTGGCGGGGCTCCGCCAGGACTACCCCGGCCTCGTGGTGCACGGAGTCCTCGAAACCGTCCTGGAACCTGCCGACGCCCTGGTCCAGGCAGCTGCCAACGCACGGATGCTGGTTCTGGGCAGCCGGGGCAGGGGCGGCTTTGGAAGGCTGCTCCTCGGATCGACGGCGCACGGCGTCCTCACCCAGCCACCCTGCCCCACTGTGATCACACGGCTGAAGAAGACCCGGCATGAGTAA
- a CDS encoding pyridoxamine 5'-phosphate oxidase family protein → MDTAATEPEAESLGVHDCWRYLRSTSLCRMAFTRGNTVEIFPVNYVPSNGTLLIRTGEGTKLDAVAERRVVALEADGLNQYGTIAWSVVVKGHAVVVTDAEEFQDAADAGLSPWQAGPKNSLIRVTPEEITGRRFVIAPPTRWWAPQEPGDRA, encoded by the coding sequence ATGGATACAGCTGCGACAGAACCGGAAGCCGAAAGCCTGGGCGTACATGATTGCTGGAGATACCTTCGGTCCACCTCCCTTTGCCGAATGGCCTTCACCCGTGGCAACACGGTGGAAATCTTCCCGGTGAACTACGTGCCCAGCAACGGAACACTGCTGATCCGGACGGGAGAAGGCACGAAATTGGATGCAGTGGCGGAACGCAGGGTGGTGGCGCTGGAGGCCGACGGCCTGAACCAGTACGGCACCATCGCCTGGAGCGTCGTGGTGAAGGGCCACGCTGTGGTCGTTACCGACGCCGAGGAATTCCAGGACGCCGCCGACGCGGGGCTCTCGCCGTGGCAGGCGGGACCAAAGAACAGCCTTATCCGCGTTACACCCGAGGAGATCACCGGGCGGCGATTCGTGATCGCCCCGCCTACCCGGTGGTGGGCCCCGCAGGAGCCGGGCGACAGGGCCTGA
- a CDS encoding HAD-IC family P-type ATPase: protein MYEAGESLEHHPSSSMPGGRRWHDGLTSADVLERTSAGRINRVPGTTSRSLWEIVRANVLTLFNGIVAGCFILLLVLDQWRDALFGFSALGNSLIGIVQEYRAKKSLDRLAILHAAESKVVRDGRPQRIPADALVPDDIVLLSAGEQVSADLRLLDGGYVEVDESFLTGESEPVSKAPGAVLLSGSLIMAGSGRAAVFRAGPDTFAYKLTAEAKRFSLVTSEIRSGLDKVLRVITWLLLPTAALVANAQIQNAGGWEDALSSGRWIPGTLGLVASIISMIPLGLVLLTSVAFAVGGVRLAGHMVLVQELAAVEVLARVDVLCLDKTGTLSSGSIKFDAVHDAGTPPAEGWRRALEWFGANEEASTTAKSIGAAFPAGDLLAAAASVPFTSARKWSAVTFPPGSGAPGTWVLGAPDAVLAGSSRRAGAHRLAAALASTGLRTLALAHMPGSLPGSVPESGESGRLPPELVPVVLLTFREDIRKDAHKTLAYFRQQGVAVKIISGDDPRTVAVLAREVGFGQGAAYDARNLPADPLLLEKTMEDHHVFGSVTPAQKRDMVQALKRRGHTVAMTGDGVNDVLALKDADLGIAMDTASPATKAVARLVLLDGRFDRLPAVVAEGRRAISNIERVSMVFLSKTVYITLISLAFALLLLPFPFLPRQLSVLDGLTIGLPAFFLALQPSAQRYAPGFLKRSLAFSVPAGMCAALCVLAVAAYARLGGQHGTGAVQSATIISLALIAAWILVMASRPLNWIKTLILAGMYGGLVLLFTVPPVKDFFRLDWPPPDLLAASVIVALAGSLAIEGIGRFQRRLAGGQGMAGGK, encoded by the coding sequence ATGTATGAAGCCGGGGAAAGCCTCGAACACCACCCGTCCTCAAGCATGCCCGGGGGCCGGCGGTGGCACGATGGCCTCACCTCGGCTGATGTCCTGGAACGCACCAGTGCCGGACGCATCAACCGCGTCCCGGGAACAACAAGCCGCAGCCTCTGGGAAATCGTCCGGGCGAATGTCCTGACCCTTTTCAACGGCATCGTGGCGGGGTGCTTCATCCTGCTGTTGGTGCTGGACCAGTGGCGGGACGCGCTCTTTGGCTTTTCGGCCCTTGGTAACTCACTGATCGGAATCGTCCAGGAATACCGCGCGAAGAAATCCCTTGACCGGTTAGCCATTCTCCACGCGGCGGAGAGCAAGGTTGTGCGGGACGGCAGGCCCCAACGGATCCCTGCGGACGCCCTGGTTCCGGACGACATCGTCCTGCTCAGCGCCGGGGAACAGGTAAGCGCGGACCTGCGCCTCCTGGACGGAGGGTACGTGGAGGTGGACGAGTCCTTCCTGACCGGAGAATCCGAACCCGTGTCCAAGGCTCCCGGAGCGGTGCTCCTGTCCGGGTCGCTGATCATGGCCGGCAGTGGCCGGGCAGCGGTGTTCCGGGCAGGACCGGACACGTTCGCCTACAAACTTACGGCTGAGGCCAAGCGGTTCTCCCTGGTCACGTCCGAGATCCGCTCGGGCCTGGACAAAGTCCTCCGCGTCATTACGTGGCTGCTCCTGCCCACCGCAGCACTCGTGGCCAACGCCCAGATCCAGAATGCCGGCGGCTGGGAGGACGCCCTCAGTTCCGGGCGCTGGATACCCGGGACCTTGGGCCTGGTGGCCAGCATCATCTCCATGATTCCGCTCGGCCTGGTCCTGCTCACCAGCGTTGCGTTTGCCGTGGGCGGGGTCCGGCTTGCCGGCCACATGGTCCTGGTGCAGGAGCTGGCGGCCGTTGAGGTCCTGGCGAGGGTCGACGTCCTGTGCCTGGACAAGACGGGCACCCTGTCCTCCGGTTCCATCAAATTCGACGCCGTGCACGACGCCGGCACACCGCCGGCGGAGGGGTGGCGGAGGGCCCTGGAGTGGTTCGGCGCAAACGAGGAAGCCAGCACGACGGCCAAGTCCATCGGCGCCGCTTTTCCGGCGGGCGACCTCCTGGCGGCGGCCGCGTCCGTGCCGTTCACTTCCGCCCGGAAGTGGAGCGCAGTGACGTTCCCGCCCGGATCCGGGGCTCCCGGAACCTGGGTGTTGGGAGCTCCTGACGCTGTCCTTGCGGGATCCTCCCGGCGTGCCGGGGCCCACCGGCTCGCCGCGGCACTGGCCTCCACCGGGCTGCGGACCCTGGCACTCGCCCACATGCCGGGCTCCCTGCCCGGTTCCGTGCCCGAATCGGGCGAAAGCGGCCGGCTGCCCCCCGAACTTGTTCCGGTGGTGCTGTTGACCTTCCGTGAGGACATCCGGAAGGACGCACACAAGACCCTCGCATACTTCCGGCAGCAGGGGGTGGCCGTGAAGATCATTTCCGGGGACGATCCGCGCACCGTTGCCGTCCTGGCGCGCGAAGTGGGGTTTGGACAGGGTGCGGCCTATGACGCGCGAAACCTGCCCGCCGACCCCCTCCTGCTGGAAAAGACCATGGAGGACCACCACGTGTTCGGCAGCGTCACCCCTGCCCAGAAGCGGGACATGGTCCAGGCCCTGAAGCGGCGCGGGCACACGGTGGCAATGACCGGAGACGGCGTCAATGATGTGCTTGCGCTGAAGGATGCGGACCTGGGCATCGCCATGGACACGGCATCACCGGCCACCAAGGCCGTGGCACGGCTTGTCCTTTTGGACGGGCGCTTCGACAGGTTGCCCGCGGTCGTGGCGGAGGGCCGCCGCGCCATCAGCAACATCGAGCGGGTCTCCATGGTGTTCCTCAGCAAGACCGTGTACATAACCCTTATCTCGTTGGCTTTCGCCCTGCTGTTGCTGCCCTTCCCGTTCCTTCCGCGCCAGCTTTCCGTACTGGACGGACTGACCATCGGCCTGCCCGCATTCTTCCTGGCCCTCCAGCCCAGTGCACAGCGCTATGCACCTGGTTTCCTGAAACGCTCCCTGGCCTTCTCGGTACCGGCCGGTATGTGCGCCGCGCTGTGCGTGCTGGCGGTCGCCGCCTACGCGCGGCTGGGCGGCCAGCACGGCACCGGGGCGGTACAGTCTGCCACCATCATCAGCCTCGCCCTGATCGCGGCATGGATCCTGGTGATGGCATCCCGGCCGTTGAACTGGATCAAAACCCTCATTTTGGCCGGCATGTACGGCGGCCTGGTCCTCTTGTTCACCGTCCCTCCGGTCAAGGATTTCTTCAGGCTCGACTGGCCGCCCCCGGACCTGCTGGCGGCCTCCGTCATAGTGGCCCTGGCAGGAAGCCTGGCTATCGAAGGAATCGGCCGTTTTCAACGGCGCCTGGCCGGCGGCCAAGGAATGGCTGGCGGAAAATGA
- a CDS encoding zinc-dependent alcohol dehydrogenase family protein yields MLAWWVGRPGPVSTRPLTMGIRENPRPGANELLVDVNVCGVCRTDLHLAEGDLPPRRPRVVPGHEAVGVVAGTGPGNSPFAPGDRVGIAWLGGVCGTCAYCRRGDENLCTAPVFTGWDKDGGYAQQLTVAQDFAYPIPEVFTDEEAAPLLCSGIIGYRALKRARVPAGGRLGIYGFGSSAHLTAQLAMHQGASVYVMTRSAKARALARDLGAEYVGGAYDDPPVPLDSAILFAPVGDLVPVALRALDRGGTLAIAGIYLSDIPALNYHDHLFYERQVCSVTANTRADGLEFLALAAEIPLAPATTVYQFDAAATALDDLAGDRITGSAVLRVRPETPAGQGGTLDSGTFTA; encoded by the coding sequence GTGCTCGCTTGGTGGGTGGGCCGCCCCGGCCCCGTCTCTACCCGTCCCCTGACCATGGGGATCCGCGAAAACCCCAGGCCCGGGGCCAACGAACTCCTGGTTGACGTGAACGTGTGCGGTGTCTGCCGCACGGACCTGCATCTCGCCGAAGGGGACCTCCCGCCCCGCCGTCCCCGTGTTGTGCCAGGGCACGAGGCAGTGGGCGTGGTAGCCGGGACCGGGCCGGGCAATTCCCCGTTCGCACCGGGTGACAGGGTAGGCATCGCCTGGCTTGGCGGGGTCTGCGGTACCTGCGCCTACTGCCGCCGCGGGGACGAAAACCTGTGCACGGCACCCGTCTTCACCGGGTGGGACAAGGACGGCGGCTACGCCCAGCAGCTCACTGTCGCCCAGGACTTTGCCTACCCTATCCCTGAGGTGTTCACCGATGAAGAGGCGGCACCCCTGCTGTGCTCGGGCATCATCGGCTACCGCGCGCTGAAGCGGGCCCGTGTGCCGGCCGGGGGCCGCCTTGGCATCTACGGTTTCGGCAGTTCCGCCCACCTGACCGCGCAGCTGGCGATGCACCAGGGGGCGTCCGTCTACGTCATGACCCGCTCGGCGAAGGCCCGTGCCCTTGCCCGGGATCTCGGCGCAGAGTACGTCGGCGGCGCCTACGACGATCCACCGGTGCCGCTTGATTCCGCCATCCTCTTTGCTCCTGTGGGGGACCTCGTGCCGGTGGCGCTCCGGGCCCTCGATCGTGGCGGAACGCTGGCGATTGCGGGCATCTACCTCAGCGACATACCGGCCCTGAACTACCATGACCATCTGTTCTACGAGCGTCAAGTGTGCAGCGTTACCGCCAACACGCGGGCGGACGGACTGGAGTTCCTGGCGCTCGCAGCCGAAATTCCGCTGGCACCGGCCACCACCGTCTACCAGTTTGATGCAGCCGCTACCGCGCTGGACGATCTCGCCGGGGACAGGATCACCGGTTCCGCCGTGCTCCGGGTTCGCCCGGAAACACCTGCAGGCCAGGGTGGGACCTTGGACTCTGGAACCTTCACCGCGTAA
- a CDS encoding HAD-IA family hydrolase — translation MTASPTAAAAKPPFDAVIFDLDGVVTNTALVHQAAWKEAFEQILQDPRIPATADRSPLTKADYRNYIDGLPREEGVLKFLASRGVKVDRGSDRDEPGTWTAFGLGALKNRLFLEHLREDGVQSYPGTMQLLQRLSDAGVPTGVVTSSRNASSVLDAAGIPGYFNVILDGTAAANLGLRGKPAPDVFLAAAFRLGVSPSHAVVIEDSVAGVLAAHRGGFGLVVGIDRNGSRRELEAAGARSVLNDVGELDLGLVVGDPWQLIYEGFDAGHEGHREALTTLGNGYFGVRGAAPEGGSFRYPGMYLAGVYNRVASEVAGEVLVEEHMVNAPDCLPVDLRLSPGQWWSTGGMTVLRERRTLDLQRAVLERRLLLEAADKRRLEVVQTRFASMAEPHLLALDMKVTPLGWNGVVEVRSGVNAGVRNMNTPGKGSVPGSHLVDRTKAGSGVEQSNPEDISVVEAETTQSLVRIAAAFRTLVSGAAGGGHPGRKGAFHFRTFEVPLVDGAPSRISKAVAVVTSRDRAISSPASAARAVLERCGDDFEALLSAHQEAWRRELDPFRVDIDAPVQVRLVLNLHIFHVLQTLTRHTAELDAGVTARGLHGEGYRGHVFWDELFVLPLLTSRTPDVARSLIDYRWRRLPAARHAASVLGLSGAKFPWQSGSDGTEETPKWLYNDRSGRWVKDNSHMQLHAGLAVAFNAWQYYQATNDKAWLLRRGAELVIDVARFFSSRAERSQDTGRYHLRGVVGPDEYHTGYPGSADPGLDDNAYTNVMAAWACLRAAELVSIVQGNELGGLMDRLGITDEEVAGWEQVGKAFFVPFHSDGIISQFAGYEELEELDWERYREAYDSIERLDLILEAEGDGTNRYKLAKQADVLMLPYLLGQEGLISLLSELGYACTADQLNRTIEYYLARTAHGSTLSRVAHASVLAAVDADRAWDSFREALDADLDDTQHGTTRAGIHLGAMAGTIDVIQRSFAGLRLSGDTIVFAPNLPTGLRAVAFEVRYRGHHLKIELKDGRLHIASAPGDAAPITLHVNGRDTALPAGLARSFRLPAKAQGSAAS, via the coding sequence ATGACCGCGTCGCCCACTGCTGCTGCCGCCAAGCCGCCCTTTGACGCCGTTATCTTCGACCTGGACGGGGTGGTCACCAACACGGCGCTGGTGCATCAGGCCGCCTGGAAAGAGGCCTTCGAACAGATCCTGCAGGATCCCCGGATACCCGCCACCGCGGACCGGTCCCCCCTCACCAAAGCCGACTACCGCAACTACATTGACGGCCTTCCCCGGGAAGAAGGCGTGCTGAAGTTCCTTGCCTCCAGGGGAGTGAAAGTCGACCGGGGATCTGACCGGGATGAGCCGGGCACCTGGACGGCTTTTGGGCTGGGCGCCCTTAAGAACCGCCTGTTCCTCGAGCACCTGAGGGAGGACGGCGTCCAGAGCTATCCGGGGACAATGCAGCTGCTGCAAAGACTTTCCGACGCCGGTGTTCCCACCGGTGTGGTCACGTCCAGCCGCAATGCCTCCTCCGTCCTGGACGCGGCCGGCATTCCGGGCTATTTCAACGTCATCCTGGACGGGACCGCCGCAGCAAACCTGGGCCTCCGCGGGAAGCCCGCCCCTGACGTCTTCCTGGCCGCCGCGTTCCGCCTGGGGGTATCGCCGTCCCACGCGGTGGTCATTGAGGACTCGGTCGCGGGGGTACTGGCGGCGCACCGGGGCGGATTCGGGCTGGTGGTGGGAATCGACCGCAACGGCAGCCGGCGGGAACTCGAAGCCGCCGGGGCGCGCTCTGTCCTCAACGACGTTGGCGAACTGGACCTGGGCCTCGTTGTGGGTGATCCCTGGCAACTGATCTATGAGGGCTTCGACGCCGGCCACGAGGGGCACCGCGAAGCGCTTACCACCCTTGGCAATGGCTACTTTGGCGTGCGGGGAGCGGCGCCGGAGGGCGGAAGCTTCCGGTACCCGGGCATGTACCTCGCGGGCGTCTACAACCGGGTGGCCTCCGAGGTGGCCGGTGAAGTGCTCGTGGAAGAGCACATGGTCAATGCCCCTGACTGCCTTCCGGTCGACCTTCGGCTGTCGCCCGGACAGTGGTGGTCGACGGGTGGAATGACAGTCCTCCGCGAGCGCCGCACCCTGGATCTCCAGCGCGCCGTCCTGGAGCGGCGGCTGCTGCTGGAAGCCGCTGACAAGCGGCGCCTGGAAGTTGTCCAGACGCGTTTCGCGTCCATGGCCGAGCCCCACCTCCTTGCCCTGGACATGAAAGTCACCCCGCTGGGCTGGAACGGTGTTGTGGAAGTCCGCAGCGGCGTCAACGCCGGTGTCAGGAATATGAACACTCCCGGCAAGGGGTCGGTTCCCGGGAGCCACCTGGTGGACCGGACCAAGGCCGGAAGCGGCGTCGAGCAATCCAATCCGGAAGACATTTCGGTCGTCGAAGCTGAAACGACGCAAAGCCTGGTCCGGATTGCTGCCGCGTTCCGTACGTTGGTATCCGGGGCGGCGGGCGGCGGACATCCCGGCAGGAAGGGTGCCTTTCACTTCCGGACGTTCGAGGTTCCGCTCGTCGACGGGGCACCGTCCAGGATCAGCAAGGCCGTGGCCGTAGTGACCTCCCGTGACCGCGCGATTTCCTCCCCGGCGTCGGCTGCGCGGGCCGTACTGGAGCGGTGTGGTGACGATTTCGAAGCCCTCCTGTCTGCCCACCAGGAGGCCTGGCGGCGTGAACTGGACCCGTTCCGGGTGGATATCGACGCGCCGGTCCAGGTGCGCCTGGTCCTCAACCTGCACATCTTCCACGTGCTGCAGACCCTGACCCGCCATACGGCCGAGCTGGATGCGGGAGTTACTGCCCGCGGTCTCCATGGCGAGGGTTACCGGGGCCACGTCTTCTGGGACGAGCTGTTTGTGCTGCCCCTCCTGACGTCGAGGACGCCCGATGTCGCCCGGTCCCTCATCGACTACCGCTGGCGGAGGCTTCCCGCGGCCCGCCACGCGGCCTCCGTCCTGGGGCTCTCCGGTGCGAAGTTTCCGTGGCAGAGCGGCAGTGACGGGACGGAGGAGACGCCCAAATGGCTCTATAACGACAGGTCCGGGCGGTGGGTCAAAGACAATTCGCATATGCAGTTGCACGCTGGCCTGGCCGTGGCCTTTAACGCCTGGCAGTACTACCAGGCCACCAATGACAAAGCCTGGCTCCTCCGGCGGGGCGCTGAACTGGTCATCGACGTTGCCCGGTTCTTCTCGTCCCGGGCGGAGCGCAGCCAGGACACCGGCCGTTACCACCTCCGCGGCGTCGTGGGGCCGGATGAGTACCACACGGGATATCCGGGCAGCGCCGATCCGGGACTTGATGACAACGCCTACACCAACGTGATGGCTGCCTGGGCATGCCTCCGGGCCGCTGAGCTTGTCTCCATTGTGCAGGGCAACGAATTGGGCGGGCTGATGGACCGCCTCGGCATTACGGATGAGGAAGTTGCCGGCTGGGAGCAGGTGGGCAAGGCATTTTTCGTTCCCTTCCACTCCGACGGCATCATCAGCCAGTTCGCCGGTTACGAAGAGCTGGAGGAACTCGACTGGGAACGCTACCGGGAGGCCTATGACAGCATCGAGCGGCTGGACCTGATCCTGGAGGCCGAGGGGGACGGTACCAACCGCTACAAACTCGCCAAGCAGGCCGATGTCCTGATGCTGCCCTACCTGCTGGGCCAGGAAGGGCTCATCAGCCTTCTTTCCGAACTCGGATACGCCTGCACCGCGGACCAGCTGAACCGGACCATTGAGTATTACCTCGCCCGGACTGCCCATGGATCCACGCTGAGCCGGGTGGCGCATGCATCCGTGCTGGCCGCGGTGGACGCGGACCGCGCATGGGACAGTTTCCGGGAAGCCCTCGACGCCGACCTCGACGACACGCAGCATGGCACAACCCGGGCCGGAATCCATTTGGGCGCCATGGCCGGGACCATCGACGTCATCCAACGCAGTTTCGCCGGGCTGCGGCTCAGCGGCGACACCATTGTGTTCGCGCCCAACCTGCCCACCGGGCTGCGGGCTGTGGCCTTTGAAGTCCGCTACCGGGGACATCACCTCAAGATTGAACTCAAGGACGGGCGCCTGCACATTGCCTCCGCACCAGGAGACGCGGCCCCCATCACGCTGCATGTGAACGGGAGGGACACAGCCCTCCCGGCCGGGCTGGCCAGGAGTTTCCGCCTGCCGGCGAAGGCGCAGGGATCGGCCGCATCATGA
- a CDS encoding ATP-dependent 6-phosphofructokinase encodes MKQLGILTSGGDCPGVNAVIRGAVLGGDVAHGFGFLGFRDGWRGVLEQDVVPLPRSSVRGLSRLGGTILGTSRTNPLKDGGSDAVRESLRRNGLDGLIAIGGEGTLAAAKALSDQGINVVGVPKTIDNDLGATDYTFGFDSAVQTATEAIDRLRTTGESHHRCMIAEVMGRNAGWIALHAGMASGAHAILLPEHPVSLEQVSAWVMSARDRGRAPLVVVAEAFALEGQEAPYAPRGLDTFGRPRLGGIGRLLEQQLQELTGIETRATVLGHIQRGGEPTAYDRVLATRLGMAAVEAAAKGSWGTMVSLRGTDVVTVGLELALGTLKVVPEERYREAAVLFG; translated from the coding sequence ATGAAGCAACTGGGAATCCTGACCAGCGGCGGTGACTGCCCGGGGGTGAACGCCGTGATCCGGGGAGCCGTGCTGGGGGGCGATGTTGCCCACGGATTCGGATTCCTGGGCTTCCGCGATGGCTGGCGGGGAGTCCTGGAGCAGGACGTTGTTCCCTTGCCCCGGTCCAGTGTCCGGGGACTTTCCCGGCTTGGCGGAACCATCCTGGGAACCTCCCGCACCAATCCGCTCAAGGACGGCGGCAGTGACGCGGTAAGGGAAAGCCTCCGGCGCAACGGCCTGGACGGCCTTATCGCCATTGGCGGTGAAGGAACGCTGGCGGCGGCAAAAGCCCTGTCCGACCAGGGCATCAACGTGGTGGGTGTACCCAAAACGATCGATAACGATCTCGGTGCAACCGACTACACCTTCGGTTTCGATTCAGCAGTGCAAACGGCAACGGAAGCCATTGACAGGCTGCGGACCACCGGGGAATCCCACCACCGGTGCATGATCGCGGAGGTCATGGGCCGCAACGCCGGCTGGATTGCGCTCCACGCGGGAATGGCATCAGGCGCCCACGCCATCCTGCTTCCCGAGCATCCCGTGTCCTTGGAGCAGGTCTCGGCCTGGGTCATGTCGGCACGGGACCGCGGAAGGGCACCCCTGGTGGTGGTGGCGGAGGCGTTTGCGCTGGAGGGACAGGAAGCACCCTATGCGCCCCGGGGCCTTGATACTTTCGGGCGGCCCCGGCTTGGCGGCATCGGCCGCCTGCTGGAACAGCAGTTGCAGGAGCTGACCGGCATTGAAACGCGGGCCACCGTCCTGGGCCATATCCAGCGGGGCGGTGAACCGACGGCCTACGACCGCGTGCTTGCCACGAGGCTCGGGATGGCCGCCGTGGAAGCGGCAGCGAAGGGGAGTTGGGGGACCATGGTGTCCCTGCGGGGAACCGACGTTGTCACCGTGGGCCTGGAGCTCGCCCTTGGAACTTTGAAGGTGGTACCCGAGGAGCGGTACCGGGAGGCGGCAGTCCTGTTCGGCTGA
- a CDS encoding Hsp20/alpha crystallin family protein has protein sequence MTELMKWFESRRSPMDLIERLFEGETGTAAIRVEEMVDGNTLVVRAELPGIDPDKDVDVTVTDGVLSIKAERQEKKEHKDKDSYRSEFRYGSFVRRLPLPSGVQQGDVTASYKDGVLEVRAPLPDQGQGPAASKIPISRG, from the coding sequence ATGACCGAGCTGATGAAGTGGTTTGAGTCGCGCCGCTCCCCCATGGACCTGATCGAAAGGCTGTTCGAAGGCGAGACGGGGACGGCCGCCATCCGGGTAGAGGAGATGGTGGACGGCAACACCTTGGTGGTGCGGGCGGAGCTGCCCGGCATCGACCCGGACAAGGACGTTGACGTGACAGTGACCGACGGCGTGCTGTCCATCAAGGCCGAGCGGCAGGAAAAGAAGGAACACAAGGACAAGGACAGTTACCGGTCCGAATTCCGTTACGGTTCCTTTGTCCGGCGGCTCCCGCTGCCCAGCGGCGTCCAGCAGGGCGACGTCACCGCGTCCTACAAGGACGGCGTCCTGGAAGTCCGTGCTCCCCTGCCGGACCAGGGCCAGGGACCGGCGGCCTCGAAAATCCCGATTAGCAGGGGTTGA